catgaactaaaaacaacaaatttgaaTGGGAGAAAAAGACTTTCTCTGTTTTACAAAAAAGTATTTTCTCTAAAGTGCCAAATAGataaaaattaaccattttccttaaaaataattttcatgaaaaataactttctttatCATATTATATAGTTTTCAACAAAGCAAACGCACTCCTAGTCACATTATTACTACGTAGGATCGCTCTATTTTTATGCGTCGTCTAAAAAGATTTCCCTTTTTAGTATTTTGATGGATTCCTACCGTATATGTAAGCTTTACACGGACTACGTACGAGGGAAGACAACCTACTTAGAAAGTAATATGATTGGCCAAAATCCGCTGGAGGAAACCGACAAGAAGATCTAGTCAGCCTCATTGTAGTTAGAATTTTCAAGGTTTTCGGCATCACCATGAGAAGATGATGCGATCACATTGGTTCTGTTTCCTCGCAACTGGCGATAGATATTCATTCTATACTTATGACTGTCTGTAGACCTTAGCCAAAGGAAGTTGTTGAATTACCAGGGACGCGAAGAGGAAGAGTGACAGGAAGAAGAGCATCTTGGCCGAGTCGTCGAAGGTCCCGGAGATGGAATCCCAAGCGAGGCTCGCCATGCTCGGGGTTgcgatgaagaggaagaaaaccGGCCGAAGGATCACCGGCAGGCCCTTGTTCCCTGCGAACCTTTGATAGAGCGTGACGAAGATCACCAGATAGTGCGTCATCCCTAGCGAGAACATGCATATCGCGCTCTCCCTCCACCCCATTTGGGCCGCCGCCCTCGCCCCCACCAGGTTCCCGATCACCGACAGCTGACACGTCGGGTTCGCCACGGTCGATAGGAACCTCTTACCCTTCGTGAACCATTGCCCGTATATCTTGATGTCAAGCGCCACCACCGGTGCCACCAGGATCCACCAAAGGACATGGTACGGTGAGGTTTTCTGGGCGATGAAGGGGCATgattgaaggaggaggagccaCGAGATCCACGGCGCAAACAAGTAGTTCACGCCGACGTGGTGCAAGAACTCGGACTTCACCATCTCGAAGTGGAATAGGCACCTCAGGACGTATGCGAGGGACAGTAGCGCCAACGTGAACAAGGCCAACGACCACAGCAGCGTGAATGCTGTGGAGGGCATTACATGGAAGACACGGCGGATAAAACTGTGGGCATCGGCAGCCGGCTCGCCCAGGGTCCTCCACAGCAAGGCCTGGCTACACAACGACAGGCTTATCCTGAAGTAACCCGCGTGGATTTTGGAAAGGAACGGCTTTAGAGAGCGCTCGATTATCTTTAGAGGCAACAAACAATTCTGTTGCGGCGACATTTGATTTGTGATGATGGCCGCCTCAAGCATGAGCTCGATAACGTGGGATCCATCAACTGCAGACATGGAATTCGATTCGAAAGCCAAACAATTACGGTGATATTCAGCTGATCAGCCAAGTCATACACCCTGCTTCTTATCAGCATGTGCCGTGCCATCGCCCCCTTCATGTTTATATAGGGGGCGACACATCTTCTTGAGAAGAGAAAGATTAGGTACGTGCTTAAGAAAAAAGTTGATGAAGACAAAAGAGGCTCCTATCGGAATAAAGTCGAAATAAATGTTCCATTGTGAACGTGGGATTTAGAGAGGCGGCTGATCTATACGTAGTTGGGAGCCAATTTGGACTTAAAATTCTCCGTTTGCTGATGAAACCTGACCTTATTTTGGAACTTTTAAACCCCTTTACAGCTGGCTGGCGAGGATAAGAGACCAAcacccccaccccctcccccccaaaacaaacaaaaaaaaaaaaaaaatcatgcacgGTGCGGCTTCTTTGAACGCACTGAGCTAAACATTCTTTTTTATAGCTCGTCAGAGATTGGAATGATGTTACATAGAGCAAGGAAGAACTCCTGGAAAATGAAGTAGGTGCAGCAGACCGGTATAGCAACAAAGAAAACGAAAACCTAAGCTGTATCATTTGCATCGCGCGTGCTCCAACTTGAGCATGAAAAAGGGGTACTACCGTACTAGGAAAGCGGATGTAAGCCACGACCCCAAGTGGCTTACGGGTCTGTTCTTTATGGAACTCATCTCTGTCAGTGAAAAGGACTGACAACAGAAAATCCGGGCAAGTTCACTGTATTTCCTAGTATAGAACCTTAAGGTTGCGTCTTCGGAATTGGccctaggttttttttttttttttgggcaaaaggTAAGATTATATTGGCCCTAGGTTTGTCTCCCCAAGAATGCAACTTGGATGTCacatctatttctttttttttttaaaagttggcTTTCTTGATGTATTGGATTTGGAAAGACCGGGAGTAATGTGgcatcaatatttttttctattaagtAAATTCAATCGACATATcagtaatttttaataaatatctatcttaaaataattagtttctaaaccattcatttttacttgttttttttatgtGCTATCAACGCTCCATGATGTGTACTTGCATTGAAATTAATAATCATTTGAATGTCTGTCATCACGAACATCCTATATTTAGCTTGTTCCTTTTAGAAGTCACAATCACTATATGCCACTTGAGTGTGTGTGACAATGAATGCCACTCTGGATGGTGCAACTAAACGTAACACAAACACATATGCATCAAATTAAATCATGGGtaaaataccacaaaaaaattcaaatttatgtcCATTATAACACcaatatcccaaacttttttaaaattctaaacttaCCCACTATCACCTAAATACCTTCAACCTTATCCTCTATTTCAATTCCTTCCAAAATATATACCtaaaaaaaatgggatactTATATCACAAAAgacaagtttaagatttttcgtgataCAAAAAAAAGTTCGGATATTTATGTCATGATGgccataatttgaaattttttgtagtattaacctTAAATCTCATCAAAGTGTACTGAcctaagaaagaaaatcaaaatgaggTTTCATTTCCATTTCCAAATCGAGATTCTCTAAAGTTTGATTACCATTATAGCAATTTATATTGAATAACCCATTCTACTGTGGCTCTCCTTGCCTGAGAGAGATAGACAACACGTTCCTCATGTCGATTTCTCTCTTTCTGCTATCTTGACCAGGTCACTAGTTCCTACACGATAGATATCCATGTCCGGAAGATTCTGATAATCCGAAAAAGATGCTAAATCATTGCTTGATCCTCAAAGCCTAATCCAGTCTCCCAAGATCTCCAAACTACATGTACATCTCCATTTTGTCCTCAACCGGAGCAAATCCGGAGCAAATCCTAGACTCCGATTCTGCTCCAATCGCGTTCGGGCAATGAAACGTAGTTGCGCATTAAAACCTCATTCGCAGAAGATAGTGGCAACCCCTATTTGCGCTTTTACACATATAACGAGGCgaaataaggagaaaagaaaaagggtttgctgcatgatcatttttaggaaaaagagcaaaaaagaaGAGTTAGAATATTCTCGTAGTTTACACTCGCGTGCTTTTTATGTACCTGATGTAGTCTTTCCACGTAATCAACTTCAGAACTGGATAATCATCCATTAAGTAATCTCATTGTGCAACGGCAATGCGCA
The sequence above is drawn from the Eucalyptus grandis isolate ANBG69807.140 chromosome 11, ASM1654582v1, whole genome shotgun sequence genome and encodes:
- the LOC104427152 gene encoding S-type anion channel SLAH1, which codes for MSAVDGSHVIELMLEAAIITNQMSPQQNCLLPLKIIERSLKPFLSKIHAGYFRISLSLCSQALLWRTLGEPAADAHSFIRRVFHVMPSTAFTLLWSLALFTLALLSLAYVLRCLFHFEMVKSEFLHHVGVNYLFAPWISWLLLLQSCPFIAQKTSPYHVLWWILVAPVVALDIKIYGQWFTKGKRFLSTVANPTCQLSVIGNLVGARAAAQMGWRESAICMFSLGMTHYLVIFVTLYQRFAGNKGLPVILRPVFFLFIATPSMASLAWDSISGTFDDSAKMLFFLSLFLFASLMTRPMLFKKSMRKYDVAWWAYSFPLTALALASVEYAREVKGGFAHGLMLVLSTLSVLVSLLLMVLTAANTNVLLSAKPPNDDIFSTMP